One Candidatus Marsarchaeota archaeon DNA segment encodes these proteins:
- a CDS encoding class I SAM-dependent methyltransferase has product MKFSGNLSKWKKKAIGWNGVAHRWDSDIENPGHYVNFEDGYKKFDRFASGIISKMGKVDSGIDIGCGTGKASAVLAKHVKNLMLLDISYKMLEIAKKKYPKARILYASVTDMHIESECVDIAISRGILISLLARKAKINQMLNEINRVLKPGGAILFDFLSNTKTAKFKAQESYKKAFTKREITCLLKEKKFNRINFDGKVGSRVIRVCARKE; this is encoded by the coding sequence ATGAAATTTTCTGGCAATCTGTCTAAGTGGAAAAAGAAAGCCATTGGCTGGAACGGTGTGGCGCATAGATGGGATTCCGACATAGAAAATCCGGGCCATTATGTTAATTTTGAGGATGGATATAAGAAATTTGACAGGTTTGCATCAGGTATTATCTCCAAAATGGGAAAGGTTGATTCTGGGATAGATATAGGATGTGGAACGGGCAAGGCGAGCGCAGTACTAGCAAAGCATGTAAAAAATCTTATGTTGTTGGATATTTCTTATAAGATGCTAGAAATAGCAAAGAAGAAATATCCCAAGGCAAGAATATTGTACGCTTCAGTTACAGATATGCATATAGAGAGTGAATGTGTTGACATTGCCATAAGCAGAGGCATCCTTATATCATTGTTAGCACGAAAGGCCAAAATAAATCAGATGCTTAACGAGATCAATAGGGTGTTAAAGCCTGGCGGCGCGATACTATTCGACTTTTTGTCGAACACCAAGACCGCGAAGTTCAAAGCACAAGAATCATACAAGAAAGCATTTACAAAACGCGAGATAACTTGCTTATTGAAAGAGAAGAAGTTTAATAGAATTAATTTTGACGGTAAGGTAGGATCGCGGGTTATAAGAGTATGTGCAAGAAAGGAGTGA
- a CDS encoding M13 family metallopeptidase: MRDALRFSVSYMDTSADQGKDFYRYAVGKWIDNNPVPPDKTCWSSYYALDDHNLEIIHAIADACMADSLAAQGSYKRIVGDFYAAAMNRKRVEERRFSPINDLWDLISGIKSAGEVAAHLPRLHLATPTQRAGILAFFDSYSNADAKNNSVYAMHLRQGGLSLPNRDYYLLDAFAETRKEFRKHIKKMFMLKGVGKETAGNWSDMVLDFETGLARASRSSADLRDAEKNYNRVDLETLESRYPNLDLVGYLQGVGATGISYVVIGQPEFFDYLDEQLSTADIEKLRAYLYWNILRAYAPLLHDEVSNESFGFFGRKLMGQKQQAPMWKRAIYRMDVQIGEALGKLYVEKQFNEAIRIRVSELVNDLMESFRERLEGAKWMSEGTRRLALEKLSKMKVKIGHPAKFRDYSGIEIKRDDYAGNVRRSSEFEIRRQTSRAGHRIDIDEWTVPPQTVNAFHYAERNEIVLPAGILQPPYFDADIDDAVNYGAIGTLIGHEMTHGFDDHGRHYDPNGNMRDWWTKNDAKKFNEKAREVEIEYGSIEVLPGVQINGKLTLGENIADLGGVAIAYDALQKALARHSEKRRIIDGLTQEQRFFVSYAQIWRSSITEQELRRRLMMDPHAPERYRVEIPATNHLEFYKAFPPTARRAGSARSKRLGVW, encoded by the coding sequence ATGCGCGATGCGTTGCGCTTTTCAGTCAGCTATATGGACACGTCAGCCGACCAAGGCAAGGATTTCTATAGATATGCGGTCGGGAAGTGGATTGACAACAACCCCGTTCCCCCAGATAAGACGTGCTGGAGCTCCTACTATGCACTCGATGACCATAACCTTGAGATCATCCATGCGATTGCCGATGCTTGCATGGCCGATTCTTTAGCCGCGCAGGGCTCATACAAAAGAATAGTAGGAGATTTCTACGCTGCGGCCATGAACAGGAAGCGCGTAGAGGAAAGACGCTTTTCACCGATAAACGATTTATGGGACCTTATTTCAGGTATAAAGAGCGCTGGCGAAGTCGCAGCCCACCTACCAAGGCTTCATCTTGCAACGCCGACGCAACGGGCAGGTATTCTGGCGTTCTTTGATTCGTATTCTAATGCGGACGCAAAGAACAACTCTGTATATGCGATGCATCTAAGGCAGGGCGGCCTGTCTCTGCCGAACAGGGACTACTACCTCCTAGATGCATTTGCAGAAACACGAAAAGAATTCCGCAAACACATAAAGAAAATGTTCATGCTCAAAGGTGTTGGGAAAGAAACTGCGGGAAACTGGTCTGACATGGTTCTCGATTTCGAAACAGGGCTCGCCAGGGCGAGCAGGAGCTCGGCCGACTTGCGCGACGCCGAGAAGAACTACAACAGGGTTGATTTAGAGACACTTGAATCCAGATATCCGAATCTGGACCTCGTTGGCTATCTGCAGGGCGTGGGTGCAACAGGCATATCATATGTCGTTATAGGGCAGCCAGAGTTCTTTGACTATCTGGATGAGCAGCTAAGCACGGCCGACATAGAAAAACTTAGGGCGTATCTCTATTGGAACATACTGCGTGCATACGCTCCGCTGCTTCATGATGAAGTGAGCAACGAGAGTTTTGGCTTCTTTGGTAGGAAACTCATGGGGCAGAAGCAGCAAGCGCCGATGTGGAAGCGCGCCATATACCGCATGGATGTACAGATAGGCGAGGCGCTTGGGAAGCTTTACGTGGAGAAACAGTTCAACGAGGCCATCCGTATCAGAGTGTCGGAACTGGTAAATGATTTGATGGAGTCGTTCAGGGAGAGGCTCGAAGGGGCCAAGTGGATGTCTGAGGGCACCCGACGCCTGGCGCTGGAAAAGCTGAGCAAGATGAAAGTCAAGATAGGTCATCCCGCCAAGTTTAGGGATTATTCCGGCATAGAGATAAAAAGAGACGACTATGCCGGCAATGTGCGCCGCTCATCGGAATTTGAGATTAGGCGGCAAACCTCAAGAGCGGGGCACCGTATTGATATTGATGAATGGACCGTGCCTCCACAAACAGTCAACGCGTTCCACTACGCTGAAAGGAACGAGATCGTGTTGCCTGCCGGCATACTCCAGCCACCGTACTTCGATGCAGATATTGATGATGCCGTGAACTACGGGGCCATAGGCACGCTTATAGGGCATGAAATGACACACGGATTTGACGACCACGGCAGGCACTATGACCCAAACGGCAACATGAGGGACTGGTGGACCAAAAACGACGCCAAGAAGTTCAATGAAAAGGCCAGAGAGGTTGAAATTGAATACGGCTCAATAGAGGTGCTGCCTGGCGTCCAGATAAACGGTAAGCTTACGCTAGGCGAGAACATAGCCGACCTGGGCGGCGTAGCAATAGCATACGATGCGCTCCAGAAGGCGCTTGCAAGGCACTCGGAAAAGAGAAGAATCATAGATGGGTTAACGCAGGAGCAGCGCTTCTTCGTATCGTACGCGCAGATATGGAGGAGCAGCATAACCGAGCAGGAGCTCAGGCGCAGGCTCATGATGGATCCGCATGCCCCTGAAAGGTACAGGGTTGAGATACCTGCAACGAACCATCTAGAGTTCTACAAAGCATTTCCACCTACAGCTCGACGGGCCGGAAGCGCACGATCGAAACGCTTGGGCGTGTGGTAA
- a CDS encoding glycosyltransferase family 4 protein has translation MHVAIFRDGPWLPAKEGGSFGINQMIQALMKKHIRVTLVRCYRGWDNITLYKKEKYTSILLREADFYGRSEFITGLLAKAHVDAAHFDSPEILNVYAEALHNSHIPIVWEVHNIHSDLLQQLGYNRKRILAIANRERTAANACDAVLCRSSSDANKLINISGISRHKVFIYNGCIDTKPLEKLRPAPSSMRIVTFGNFYYEPNKRMLVNLVSIMREMEKVEKDIMLDVIGDIPPALRRKVESTNIKVHGFIPDLANAIRRNSILVAPIDSGSGTRVKLLVAMASGMPVITTTKGAEGLDLRGSVIISDDLTEYPKLIMYLLHNKRLYACLSAKGRKLVQKEYDWFGQIDQVISAYRFVATPKPTSGA, from the coding sequence ATGCACGTTGCTATATTTCGAGACGGGCCGTGGCTTCCGGCAAAGGAAGGGGGTTCGTTTGGCATAAATCAGATGATTCAGGCGTTGATGAAAAAACATATACGCGTAACTCTTGTGAGATGCTATCGTGGCTGGGATAACATCACACTATATAAAAAGGAGAAGTACACAAGCATACTGCTTCGCGAAGCCGATTTCTATGGACGATCTGAATTTATAACAGGGCTGCTTGCTAAGGCTCATGTAGATGCTGCTCACTTCGACTCACCAGAGATTCTCAATGTATATGCAGAAGCCCTCCATAATAGCCACATACCGATAGTTTGGGAGGTTCACAACATACATAGTGATCTTTTGCAACAACTGGGATATAACAGAAAGCGAATCTTGGCAATTGCTAATAGAGAACGGACAGCTGCCAATGCTTGCGATGCAGTACTGTGTAGGTCTAGTAGTGATGCAAATAAGCTTATCAATATATCTGGAATTTCCCGACATAAGGTGTTCATATACAATGGCTGCATTGATACGAAGCCATTGGAGAAACTGCGGCCTGCCCCTAGCAGCATGCGCATAGTAACGTTTGGGAACTTCTACTACGAGCCAAATAAAAGGATGTTGGTTAACTTGGTAAGCATAATGAGGGAAATGGAAAAAGTTGAGAAAGACATAATGCTAGATGTTATCGGTGACATCCCTCCAGCGTTGCGTAGAAAAGTGGAATCGACTAATATAAAAGTTCATGGCTTTATTCCAGATCTTGCAAATGCAATCAGGCGCAATTCAATTCTTGTTGCCCCGATAGATAGCGGTTCAGGGACAAGAGTGAAACTGCTTGTTGCTATGGCATCTGGAATGCCGGTCATTACTACGACAAAAGGTGCTGAAGGTCTAGACCTTAGAGGTTCAGTGATAATATCTGACGATTTAACAGAATACCCTAAGCTTATCATGTATCTGTTGCACAATAAAAGACTTTATGCCTGCCTCAGTGCAAAAGGCAGGAAGCTCGTTCAGAAAGAATATGATTGGTTTGGTCAGATAGATCAGGTCATATCTGCTTATAGGTTTGTTGCGACTCCAAAACCTACATCTGGTGCATAG
- a CDS encoding thymidylate synthase, with protein MKIIEAHSPGKLWQEAATVVYKNGAAVMDGQDRLKELTNVVLVCENPLESDRVLDKFADKKMLDFMLGNFLEKEPVLDWGYSYGARILDYNGTNQLKNIIDKLKRNRESKSATINLMDPSKDGKHVPCICTLDFKIRDGRVQCAAFFRSQDAGKKIYADMISLGELTKKVANETGSKAGALTIFIASLHIYEKDIDSIVRPLMEFTEDG; from the coding sequence ATGAAAATTATAGAAGCACATTCGCCAGGTAAGCTATGGCAAGAAGCAGCGACAGTGGTATACAAAAATGGTGCAGCCGTAATGGATGGGCAGGATCGCTTGAAGGAGCTGACAAATGTAGTGCTCGTGTGCGAAAATCCTTTAGAGAGCGACCGTGTGCTTGATAAATTTGCTGACAAAAAGATGCTGGACTTCATGTTAGGAAATTTCCTTGAAAAAGAGCCAGTGCTTGACTGGGGTTACTCATACGGAGCAAGGATCCTTGATTATAACGGGACTAATCAGCTTAAGAACATCATAGATAAGCTAAAACGGAACAGAGAGTCGAAATCAGCGACCATAAACCTCATGGATCCTTCTAAGGACGGGAAGCATGTCCCATGCATCTGTACACTTGACTTCAAGATACGGGATGGAAGAGTACAATGTGCTGCGTTTTTCAGGTCTCAGGATGCCGGCAAGAAGATATATGCAGATATGATCTCGTTAGGTGAACTAACCAAGAAAGTTGCAAATGAAACAGGTTCCAAGGCTGGTGCCCTGACTATTTTTATTGCATCTCTACATATATACGAGAAAGATATTGATAGCATAGTACGGCCACTCATGGAATTCACAGAGGATGGATGA
- the proS gene encoding proline--tRNA ligase — translation MKHEDTPSEDIGKDKTQAGTKITFSINKVKDFPDWYDRALEVSDFVDTRYPVKGMYIWKPYGYRTLKLMLGIMQELLDKTGHEEVYFPMLVPESVFGKEHDFLKGFTGEAYVVTKAGNDDLTERLYIRPTSETGMYESVKLWIRSVNDLPLKLYQIVNVFRHETKQTRPMLRLREIAKFKEAHTFHATAEEADAQIREGVTVYSEFFDRLLVPYIVVKTPSWDTFAGAMYNYDLMSVMPDGKAIELGSVINLGTKFAKAYGLTYRTSDNKEEYVHQTCYGISERELGVVIAIHGDDNGLIMPPVIAPVQVVVVPIMKKGMTDELKKRALEIRDILTSKGFRAIADLRDRGVGDKYYEWEAKGVPIRIEMGPKEVEASKLVLFRRDTRKKETVDASGAAKRITELMGEISENMKARARDYLKGRILHFDTVEELKSKYTERQGMVGLPWCGDEKCGRKLEEEIGIPTIGFVPDKEVHGACAACGKSGHSVEMFFGRTY, via the coding sequence ATGAAACACGAGGATACACCTTCAGAAGATATAGGAAAGGATAAAACGCAGGCCGGCACCAAGATAACATTCTCTATAAACAAGGTGAAAGACTTTCCGGACTGGTATGACAGGGCGCTCGAGGTGAGCGACTTCGTAGACACGCGCTATCCTGTCAAAGGTATGTACATATGGAAGCCCTACGGCTACAGGACGCTGAAGCTGATGCTCGGGATAATGCAGGAGCTGCTTGACAAGACGGGCCACGAAGAAGTGTACTTCCCGATGCTTGTGCCCGAATCGGTGTTTGGCAAGGAGCACGACTTCCTGAAGGGCTTCACTGGCGAAGCTTATGTAGTCACAAAGGCGGGAAATGACGACCTTACTGAGAGGCTTTATATCAGGCCTACGTCCGAGACTGGCATGTACGAGAGCGTGAAGCTCTGGATAAGGTCGGTGAACGACCTGCCCCTAAAGCTCTACCAGATAGTAAACGTATTCAGGCATGAGACCAAGCAGACGAGACCAATGCTTAGGCTCAGGGAGATAGCGAAATTCAAGGAGGCACATACATTCCATGCCACTGCCGAGGAAGCCGATGCGCAGATACGCGAAGGCGTTACTGTGTATAGCGAGTTCTTTGACCGGTTGCTCGTACCATATATCGTAGTCAAGACCCCAAGCTGGGACACATTCGCGGGTGCGATGTACAACTACGACCTAATGTCAGTCATGCCAGATGGCAAGGCGATAGAGCTCGGTTCCGTAATCAATCTGGGCACCAAGTTTGCGAAAGCCTATGGGCTTACCTACAGGACGAGCGACAACAAGGAGGAATACGTGCATCAGACGTGCTACGGCATATCAGAGCGCGAGTTGGGGGTCGTGATAGCAATACACGGCGACGACAATGGCCTAATAATGCCGCCTGTTATAGCGCCGGTGCAGGTTGTCGTGGTGCCCATAATGAAGAAAGGCATGACGGACGAGCTGAAGAAAAGAGCCCTCGAAATACGGGATATACTGACTTCAAAGGGATTTAGGGCAATTGCTGATTTGCGCGACCGCGGCGTAGGCGACAAGTACTACGAGTGGGAGGCGAAGGGCGTGCCTATCAGGATCGAGATGGGGCCCAAAGAGGTAGAGGCGAGCAAGCTGGTGCTCTTCAGGCGCGACACGCGCAAGAAGGAAACGGTCGATGCGAGCGGTGCCGCTAAGCGCATCACTGAACTGATGGGTGAAATCTCCGAAAACATGAAAGCAAGGGCGCGCGATTACCTTAAAGGAAGGATCTTACACTTCGATACCGTTGAAGAGCTGAAGTCGAAGTACACCGAGCGGCAAGGGATGGTCGGCCTGCCGTGGTGCGGCGACGAGAAATGCGGCAGGAAGCTCGAGGAAGAGATAGGCATACCGACAATAGGCTTCGTTCCTGACAAAGAGGTGCACGGTGCGTGCGCCGCCTGTGGGAAGAGTGGTCATTCAGTTGAGATGTTCTTCGGTAGGACTTATTGA
- a CDS encoding MFS transporter, whose protein sequence is MPDWLSRDVLLISLSAFFADAGYQALVVGLPLFLVIYLKAPVYLFGIVMALAYGGGSLFAYLGGKASEKYGKKRIALIGNLLIPILSLTGLASTAAEAGALYSGGWWARNFRTPARRAMLGDITKKEYKGRVYGFLNALDIGGGLVAVTYLSFAILAGMRISTVFIYTAVPILMSSLCLALVKYKGVGRIRHAVASIRQGIGKAAARAKTYKAVIAATGIYGLSFYSISFPILTVAQRSGSLAGVASYAIFLISSAVFGYIVGVRVRKLVHGLAFLGYFLAGVGSLVIGLAYAFSLGIVVSYVGMLLIGMAAGAIETFEPTIISIVKQRRGSGSGMGALTASRSIGLFAANLIVGFLYAIGPIYSYSITGMLAFAAGAVLILFGREL, encoded by the coding sequence ATGCCGGACTGGCTAAGCCGTGATGTCCTGCTAATATCCCTTTCGGCATTCTTCGCAGATGCCGGCTACCAGGCGCTTGTTGTGGGCCTGCCCCTGTTTTTGGTGATATACCTCAAGGCTCCTGTCTATCTATTTGGTATAGTCATGGCGCTGGCATACGGCGGCGGATCGCTTTTTGCCTATCTGGGAGGGAAGGCTTCCGAAAAGTATGGCAAGAAAAGGATTGCACTCATCGGTAACCTGCTTATACCAATACTTTCATTGACCGGGCTAGCCTCTACTGCGGCAGAAGCAGGTGCGCTTTACTCCGGGGGCTGGTGGGCCAGGAACTTCAGGACTCCCGCAAGACGCGCAATGCTCGGCGACATAACTAAGAAAGAGTACAAGGGCAGAGTTTACGGGTTTCTCAATGCCCTTGACATAGGCGGAGGGCTCGTAGCCGTAACGTACCTTTCGTTCGCCATATTGGCAGGGATGAGGATAAGCACCGTATTCATCTACACTGCAGTGCCTATACTGATGTCTTCTCTTTGCCTCGCTCTTGTGAAGTACAAAGGCGTAGGCAGAATAAGGCATGCTGTCGCGAGCATAAGGCAGGGCATCGGAAAGGCCGCAGCAAGGGCAAAGACCTACAAGGCAGTCATAGCCGCAACAGGCATATATGGGCTCAGCTTCTACAGCATAAGCTTCCCGATACTCACCGTAGCGCAACGCTCCGGCAGCCTGGCAGGCGTGGCCTCGTATGCCATATTCCTGATAAGTTCTGCAGTTTTCGGATACATTGTAGGCGTTAGGGTCAGGAAGCTCGTGCATGGTCTCGCGTTTCTTGGCTACTTCCTCGCGGGCGTCGGCTCCCTGGTGATAGGCCTGGCGTATGCATTCTCTTTGGGCATCGTTGTATCATACGTAGGCATGCTGCTCATCGGCATGGCTGCAGGTGCCATCGAAACATTTGAACCTACCATCATCTCGATCGTCAAGCAGCGCAGGGGCTCAGGTTCTGGCATGGGCGCCTTGACGGCATCGAGAAGTATTGGGCTGTTCGCCGCCAATCTAATAGTTGGATTCCTGTATGCGATTGGGCCCATATACTCGTATTCAATAACAGGCATGCTTGCCTTTGCAGCCGGTGCCGTGCTAATCTTATTTGGCAGGGAACTGTGA
- a CDS encoding cytochrome b N-terminal domain-containing protein has product MDVQRPPEDTGPDEDETKPSSIRADIKAFVQSFYITNVPSYGNNFFFTIGIYLLELFAILAISGMIMLIFGPYWWDLSVAGTFVRSVHLWAAEAFVTLMFVHLFVQLTTSAYRKKRLVWMLGAVMLLLVLLEFAFGVGIAGGLISQWNAKAGADLWNGMGLGYWLNPLNMGAVLGWHVAIVPILLAILMFTHYMLVKSRGLNTPYRKDIPYSIVAADHRTMYKRMGYIAVIVLLFAIFLRVPYTAPLTIAGIANAHPDAVALTLLEEFNFSSNTATYIDTIDPYTFSTRNVYVTAPYTYYLNITSAPNAEEALLAENVSAQRASLAQAHSYFDANGSIAQGRNSSDPMIALASELTLMAQEGLYQPAVQNEEASGLDTTYVLLFINDTGELGAAGQEYGLTTGQWGMLKVAAGSLPIQYWLAPYNLLEIMTSGIPWWNDIENGTLAFLAFLVLLLLPYIPGLRSVPDKLKLYKIFWNRFTVPELKKRKK; this is encoded by the coding sequence ATGGATGTTCAAAGGCCTCCTGAAGACACGGGGCCGGATGAAGATGAAACGAAGCCTAGCTCGATACGTGCAGACATCAAGGCTTTCGTCCAATCATTTTACATAACCAACGTGCCGTCTTACGGCAACAACTTCTTTTTTACCATTGGAATTTACCTGCTTGAGCTGTTCGCGATACTTGCGATAAGCGGCATGATAATGCTGATTTTCGGCCCATACTGGTGGGACCTCAGCGTGGCTGGGACATTCGTCAGGAGCGTGCACTTATGGGCGGCTGAGGCCTTCGTTACGCTCATGTTCGTGCACCTCTTCGTGCAGCTCACGACATCAGCTTACAGAAAGAAGAGGCTCGTCTGGATGCTTGGAGCCGTGATGCTGCTCCTGGTGCTCCTCGAATTCGCATTTGGCGTAGGCATAGCCGGCGGGCTCATCTCGCAGTGGAACGCCAAGGCTGGAGCTGACCTCTGGAACGGAATGGGCCTTGGCTACTGGCTAAATCCCCTCAACATGGGCGCGGTGCTCGGCTGGCATGTCGCCATAGTGCCTATACTGCTTGCCATCCTTATGTTCACGCACTATATGCTTGTCAAGAGCAGGGGCCTGAACACGCCGTACCGTAAGGACATACCGTATTCCATCGTCGCCGCAGACCACAGGACGATGTACAAACGTATGGGTTATATAGCAGTGATCGTATTGCTGTTCGCAATCTTCCTCAGGGTGCCGTATACTGCCCCGTTGACGATAGCCGGAATAGCGAACGCGCACCCTGACGCGGTCGCGCTCACACTGCTGGAGGAGTTTAATTTCTCTTCGAACACAGCCACATACATAGACACCATAGACCCGTATACGTTCAGCACAAGGAATGTCTATGTCACAGCTCCGTACACATATTACCTAAACATTACCAGTGCGCCTAATGCCGAGGAGGCGCTCCTTGCGGAAAATGTCAGCGCGCAAAGGGCATCGCTTGCTCAGGCCCACTCTTACTTCGATGCCAACGGGTCGATAGCGCAAGGCCGCAACTCGTCGGACCCCATGATAGCGCTGGCGTCTGAGCTTACATTGATGGCCCAGGAAGGGCTTTACCAGCCTGCCGTGCAGAACGAGGAAGCGAGCGGGCTTGACACTACATACGTGCTCCTGTTCATCAATGATACAGGCGAGCTCGGGGCTGCCGGCCAGGAATATGGGCTCACAACCGGGCAGTGGGGCATGCTGAAGGTCGCTGCAGGCTCGCTGCCCATACAGTACTGGCTCGCTCCGTACAACCTGCTCGAGATTATGACGAGCGGCATACCATGGTGGAACGACATAGAAAACGGCACGCTGGCGTTCCTCGCGTTTTTGGTGCTCCTGTTGTTGCCTTACATACCTGGACTGAGGAGCGTGCCTGACAAGCTGAAACTCTACAAAATCTTCTGGAACAGGTTCACAGTGCCGGAGTTAAAGAAAAGAAAGAAATAG
- a CDS encoding HAD family hydrolase: MIKVIVFDGEGTLFSSLPKNKKIQNILKEKGYRRRLAEIDRAFLKAKRIANLLKSKGLTKLDSAGYLLENEIRLILLDFDDHEVAMLARIVNSQWTDAGNRTPYPETRIVLESLKRRKYKLGLLTAGAAISYRKTLRKLGLETYFSFVLGEDTVNAPKPDLRAYKRVIDEASCKPNEILFVGDNPTNDYSGPIASGMKAVLVDRANEHRDVPSRILNLAPLAVPKFFKNL; encoded by the coding sequence ATGATAAAAGTTATAGTGTTTGATGGGGAAGGCACGCTTTTCAGCAGTTTGCCAAAAAATAAGAAAATACAGAACATACTCAAAGAGAAAGGCTATCGCAGGAGGCTCGCAGAGATAGATAGGGCTTTCTTGAAGGCAAAAAGGATCGCAAACTTACTTAAGTCAAAGGGGTTGACAAAGCTTGACAGTGCAGGATATCTGCTGGAGAACGAGATTAGGCTTATACTTTTGGATTTCGATGACCACGAGGTAGCCATGCTCGCAAGAATAGTAAACTCTCAATGGACAGATGCTGGAAATAGGACACCTTACCCAGAGACAAGAATTGTGCTTGAATCATTGAAAAGACGCAAGTATAAGCTTGGGCTGTTAACAGCAGGTGCAGCCATAAGCTATAGAAAGACGCTCAGGAAGCTTGGCTTAGAAACATACTTCTCATTTGTGCTTGGCGAAGATACTGTGAATGCTCCAAAGCCAGATTTGCGCGCATACAAACGTGTCATAGATGAAGCCAGCTGCAAGCCGAATGAGATTCTTTTCGTGGGTGACAATCCAACGAATGACTACAGCGGGCCGATAGCCAGCGGTATGAAGGCAGTGCTAGTCGACCGGGCAAATGAACATAGAGACGTGCCATCAAGAATACTTAATTTGGCCCCATTGGCAGTGCCTAAATTCTTTAAGAATCTGTAG
- a CDS encoding radical SAM protein yields the protein MEIKEITAKSLLTLSRLPDSDYAVNPYVGCEFGCAYCYASFMGRFVKEPIDNWGNYVYAKTNAVGVFEHDLMALPRRKWNSSIFLSSVTDPYQGAEAKYKLTRGILEVLAKHQYPGEVSIQTKSVMVLRDVDVFRRLRNFDVGMTVTTTDDALSRFLEVRASAASARIDALRKLTEMGFRTYAFVGPLLPHFRYTPELLDELFSAIANAGVRDVYVEHINLKPYIRERLWKVLENAPENIRKVYESADTEPHRQALDRIVYKLLEKHGLRIRLNGVIYHKKWIDSGKVE from the coding sequence ATGGAGATAAAGGAGATAACTGCGAAGTCTTTGCTTACCCTATCCAGGCTTCCAGATTCTGACTATGCAGTAAATCCCTATGTGGGATGCGAGTTCGGATGCGCCTACTGCTACGCAAGCTTCATGGGCAGGTTCGTCAAGGAGCCGATAGACAACTGGGGCAACTATGTCTACGCGAAGACCAATGCTGTTGGGGTGTTCGAGCATGACCTCATGGCGCTTCCCAGAAGGAAATGGAACTCTTCTATATTCCTGAGCTCCGTTACAGACCCATATCAGGGCGCAGAGGCAAAATACAAGCTAACGCGCGGCATACTGGAAGTGCTGGCCAAGCACCAGTATCCTGGTGAGGTAAGCATACAGACGAAGTCGGTAATGGTGCTGCGCGATGTGGACGTGTTCCGAAGACTGCGCAACTTCGATGTTGGCATGACAGTCACAACAACCGATGACGCGCTGAGCCGATTTCTCGAGGTCAGGGCCTCGGCTGCCAGCGCAAGAATAGACGCACTAAGAAAACTCACGGAAATGGGATTTCGTACATATGCGTTCGTGGGGCCCTTGCTACCTCATTTCAGGTACACTCCTGAGCTACTTGATGAGCTCTTCTCCGCAATAGCGAACGCAGGCGTAAGGGACGTGTACGTCGAGCACATCAATCTCAAGCCCTACATAAGGGAGAGGTTGTGGAAGGTATTGGAGAACGCGCCAGAAAACATCAGGAAGGTCTACGAGAGCGCAGATACTGAGCCCCACAGGCAGGCCCTAGACAGGATAGTATACAAGCTGCTGGAGAAGCACGGTCTCAGGATAAGGCTGAATGGCGTCATCTACCACAAGAAATGGATCGATTCCGGCAAGGTGGAATAA